From the Montipora capricornis isolate CH-2021 chromosome 2, ASM3666992v2, whole genome shotgun sequence genome, one window contains:
- the LOC138031957 gene encoding DNA repair protein SWI5 homolog: MAAKNTSCGTEVPSIETEREVALLEARKRISNCSGKDFKPSLLTANSSDSESQIASKTQKTPTFTGRRSSLASRSGSKLSRPFKSPLQSRELCAPDEEKASLLDQIQTLEEKLEVLNKEVEELSKEYCEGELQEHIDKLHEYNEIKDVGQLIIGKLAEIDGTTTKAMYQEFGLDLDD; the protein is encoded by the exons ATGGCGGCAAAGAACACTTCTTGTGGAACAGAGGTTCCTTCAATAGAAACTGAGAGAGAAGTTGCACTATTAGAAGCCCGGAAGAGGAT ATCTAATTGTTCTGGAAAAGATTTCAAGCCTTCCTTGTTGACGGCAAATAGCTCAGACAGTGAATCGCAAATCGCTTCAAAGACTCAGAAAACTCCAACGTTTACAGGGAGACGGTCATCGTTGGCCTCAAG GAGTGGCTCCAAGTTAAGTCGGCCTTTCAAATCTCCT CTTCAATCCAGAGAGCTATGTGCACCTGATGAGGAAAAAGCATCATTGCTTGACCAGATTCAAACATTAGAAGAAAAGCTTGAAGTCTTGAATAAGGAAGTGGAAGAACTCAGTAAAGA ATACTGTGAAGGAGAGTTACAGGAGCACATAGACAAGCTTCATGAATACAATGAAATCAAGGATGTTGGTCAGCTAATTATTGGAAAATTAG CTGAGATAGATGGAACAACCACAAAGGCTATGTATCAAGAGTTTGGACTGGACCTTGATGACTAG
- the LOC138037667 gene encoding uncharacterized protein produces the protein MLTPLPAVRNLTKQKSQDKNILKDLEEAKKLAINDKSIKKSVHPHSLEAVESWLKTATHKERELALKFFSTLSGVKTGKLEMLSQKLNNDHTEKSCEICDSGRIEEALQALARSDTVLSRSKLLSNPKRTPDITKQSFYQKARQRLPVHLRQQYQTWHHLPVYKVSSDAAINKSAMFTQTSRKYGRHFTIHPEWGLHKPIFL, from the exons ATGCTG ACACCTCTGCCAGCTGTGAGAAATTTGACTAAACAGAAAAGCCAAG ATAAGAACATTTTGAAAGACTTGGAAGAAGCCAAAAAGCTTGCAATTAATGACAAG TCCATCAAGAAGTCTGTTCATCCCCACTCACTGGAGGCAGTTGAATCATGGCTAAAAACAGCTACACACAAAG AACGTGAGCTAGCTCTCAAGTTCTTCAGCACTCTTTCTGGGGTAAAAACAGGCAAACTGGAGATGCTCAGCCAGAAATTAAACAATGACCACACTGAGAAAAGCTGTGAGATCTGTGACAGTGGCAGAATTGAGGAAGCTCTACAAGCACTTGCCAG AAGTGATACTGTTTTGTCACGGAGCAAACTTCTCTCCAATCCAAAGAGGACCCCAGACATCACCAAACAGTCATTCTACCAGAAAGCCAGGCAGCGGCTGCCAGTACATTTGCGTCAACAGTATCAAACTTGGCACCACTTGCCTGTGTACAAGGTGTCCAGTGATGCAGCTATTAATAAGAGTGCAATGTTCACACAGACAAGCAGGAAATATGGGCGGCATTTTACCATTCATCCAGAGTGGGGACTGCACAAGCCTATTTTCCTGTAA
- the LOC138031950 gene encoding uncharacterized protein → MDLIDLIGDSRTESLPAGFLRSIKNKYKQESSRVFPAGTPYKSDIEGPKTSSKEGELQRSLSAASGVSVPSFMAWRVPSRLVQQNRAQLQAAGGYMYNEEKEKLGSIMSAHSRRSNRSPQIQPVSREKDELPRLDSANSVKKSPAQRQATPPVQTPLPAVRNLTKQKSQDKNILKDLEEAKKLAINDKSIKKSVHPHSLEAVESWLKTATHKERELALKFFSTLSGVKTGKLEMLSQKLNNDHTEKSCEICDSGRIEEALQALARSDTVLSRSKLLSNPKRTPDITKQSFYQKARQRLPVHLRQQYQTWHHLPVYKVSSDAAINKSAMFTQTSRKYGRHFTIHPEWGLHKPIFL, encoded by the exons ATGGACCTGATAGATTTAATTGGAGACTCGAGAACGGAAAGCCTGCCAGCTGGCTTTCTTCGCTCGATCAAAAACAAGTACAAGCAAGAGTCTTCCCGAGTTTTCCCAGCTGGAACTCCGTACAAATCCGACATTGAGGGCCCGAAAACCAGTTCCAAAGAAGGAGAATTGCAGAGATCCCTGTCGGCGGCTAGTGGCGTTTCAGTACCG AGTTTTATGGCATGGCGTGTTCCATCAAGACTTGTTCAACAAAACAGAGCTCAACTTCAGGCTGCAG GAGGATACATGTAtaatgaagaaaaagagaagcTGGGATCAATAATGTCTGCTCATAGCAGGAGATCCAATAGAAGTCCTCAAATTCAGCCAGTTTCAAGAGAAAAGGATGAAT TACCAAGGTTGGACTCAGCTAACTCTGTGAAGAAAAGCCCAGCGCAGAGGCAAGCTACACCACCAGTTCAA ACACCTCTGCCAGCTGTGAGAAATTTGACTAAACAGAAAAGCCAAG ATAAGAACATTTTGAAAGACTTGGAAGAAGCCAAAAAGCTTGCAATTAATGACAAG TCCATCAAGAAGTCTGTTCATCCCCACTCACTGGAGGCAGTTGAATCATGGCTAAAAACAGCTACACACAAAG AACGTGAGCTAGCTCTCAAGTTCTTCAGCACTCTTTCTGGGGTAAAAACAGGCAAACTGGAGATGCTCAGCCAGAAATTAAACAATGACCACACTGAGAAAAGCTGTGAGATCTGTGACAGTGGCAGAATTGAGGAAGCTCTACAAGCACTTGCCAG AAGTGATACTGTTTTGTCACGGAGCAAACTTCTCTCCAATCCAAAGAGGACCCCAGACATCACCAAACAGTCATTCTACCAGAAAGCCAGGCAGCGGCTGCCAGTACATTTGCGTCAACAGTATCAAACTTGGCACCACTTGCCTGTGTACAAGGTGTCCAGTGATGCAGCTATTAATAAGAGTGCAATGTTCACACAGACAAGCAGGAAATATGGGCGGCATTTTACCATTCATCCAGAGTGGGGACTGCACAAGCCTATTTTCCTGTAA